From the Cloeon dipterum chromosome 4, ieCloDipt1.1, whole genome shotgun sequence genome, the window CTGAGCCTTCCATATGAGCTGcctgatgaatttttatgtgaaatCATTCTTTTATATACGGTAAAAAGGTTAGGTTCCAAGGAGGGAGCttatagaaatttttataaaattatataggCACTCAGGGTGGAGGATGAACACCCCATAAACCCTCCAGTTCgttaggggaggtcaagaaAAGTCtaacgattttaatttcttgcgaTTCTGTaagttagaacctgagatcTGGCGGTGATTcgattttacaatatttccaaaaatggaataattaattgttttttagttttaaataatgagaggagagcgaaaataaatcttatatTTCACAAGTTCACAGGTTCCTGgagagtatttaaaaaaaaatttcagattaaaaaaactggatAGTTTCAAATGTAACGAAAATCcctcaaaatttcagaaaatggcctttgaccttgaccgatGGCATTAAATTTGGTATTCATTCTATTGGGCTTGACGAACGGAATTCAAtgcaacaaattattttttaaaatttccgaaaaaatggtaagaaaaatgtgaacgggaaattttttaccattttttttctcagtttATTCTGGTCTGATACCTGGTGACAATTTTGTAGACATAactttctcaaaattaaaaaagaaaaccaaCGACCCGtgtatttttctattcaacatcttaaaattgcacagaaacatttcagtttaaaacgattttcaagttattttttgtcaaatcaatcactttatttaaacacaagttgtgtacaacagattttataataataaatcatttaggTCAGTCATTTAGCTGGTAATTTTGCAGCTAAATTACTGACCCAAAGTATTACTATAAAATCTATTGTACacaatttgtgtttaaataaGGTGATTGATTGAAGTCATTTTTATATAGAAgcagttaatatttttccagttaTTCCATCTTTTATCTTTTTGTCTGATTACAATTCTACAAAATCACGTCCATTCAATGATTTTGCTGTTGAATCAACTGACTTTGTAAGAAAATGAAACATACACTGTGTTCCCCCGCAGTGTGGCacgcatttttgttttttaatcacCAGCGAGGCTGGTGTCGCATCAGcaattcttttgttttgtcaAATACAGGATTTTTCCGCGCGACTTTTCTTTGTTTACGCCCGTCCATCACGCAGAAGCGTCAGAGTGGGACGAGCGAAAACAATTGATTGCGAATATCTAGGCGTGTTCACGGACACCGGTGCGTGACATTCGATAGCACAACAATGTCAGCGCAGGATTGATTCCGCGTGATTCGTGTCACGTGATACGCTGCATCCTGTATCTTGGCATGTTTACTATTACTCCTTTggtccggccggccggctggtTCATTTCGGCAGATTCATGCAAATGAGTATGGAGCAAGACCGCACACACATGAACGCCCATTCCGAGGGGCATTAACGACGCGCGATTAGTACATCGCTTTGATTGGCCGACGGACAGTAAAAAGCAGGGCAGCGGAAAGCTTATTTTCCGTTCCTCTCGACCTTTCACCTTTCTGGCTGTTTGTAAATCACAGTCAGacttcacaattttatttttatctccgTGTACCGCGCATGCAAGACTGTCGGCACTGCAAGTTTTTGTATCCTGTCTGTATATACGGAGGACAAATTGCACATGTCAGACTTTTTTGGACCAACATGTTGAATAATTGGGCAAAAGGCGGATGAGAAACGAGACGCTCGCCCCAGTGGCAAGGCTCCAAGTGCTATGGGAGAAATTGTTGAGTTCCGATTCCAATCGTTCCTTTGTGTTTATGTTACAAGTCTCGACGccgactttttttatttaaatcttgatttatAGCTTGTTGGTCAAAATGTATCAGAGACATATATGAGAGTTGTCTGAGGATTTAATTGGTTTTCGTTGTTTTTTCCGGTTTCACAGAGAGATTAAATGATTAAGTTAGAGTTAAATCACCAGATGTGTTTTGATAGAaggtttttaagaaaaaaatcaaggagGTGAAGGGGAAACTCAAAGGACAGCAATAAACTTCATTATTAATTGCATATTGCGTCCATCAGTCAATTAATTTACCGAATCTACAGCAAAAATCTCTACATTAATGCGAAATAATCAATCAGCTCGATTGAAAAGTCAATAGTACGATATTTTAATCTCATGTTTAAGCGCCTGACTTCAATTTCCCTAGTCACGAGTcatcaaaaaatgtttgaggTGCGAGCGAAATATTCCTCAAATCAACAGAACGTGATTTTTTCAGCATAATACTTCTATATATCGTATCCGCACGaaacaaaaacataaattCGAACAgcattttggtttaatttgttCTTCTGACCTactttttggataaaattgaaagaaaataatgttaatatttcaatacTTTTCATGATTTAATAACATTGCAGTCAAAAGtctttttttacctttacttaAAGTAGTCTCTAAAAATTTTTCCAGGTTgccgttttaatttccaagaaaattgaCTTCAACTTTTTATGCAGATCAAGCGGCTAGCACTGTCTTCTCTttgaaaatgatgattttttcccCTCATTGTACACACTACATTTGATAAGATCGTGATGGGAGGGatcgaaataaatcaaacaatcTTTGATAAataactgttaatttttttgagaaatttggcgagttcttaaatatatattgatttaattcatGTACATTTTAGAGGCGACTTTTGTAACAAAATgtcacagaaaaaaaatcaatcgatcacttgttaaagataaaaatgaacaattttgttctaaattaCCCTCTAAAATCTACTTttattaatatgtattaaagaaaaaagataGAAAgccttgaatttaaaacaaaatattttaatctatttcaacattaataattaaatgttctTTATAGTAACCATTTGACTCAAtctggaaaggaaaaatagttttatccctttaggtttaaatatttttaaacgtttttgaAGCAAATCTCGAGAAACCTCTTTGCCACTTaatatttcctttgaaaattggaatatCGAGCTTGACTTCATTTCCACTATCAGAATTCACGTCGCAGCACCAGCCAGCTATCTGCGCGGAACACGCGCTCAGCtggctgaaataaattgttcctCGTTTTTACCACTTTCATTCCATGCAAACAAATccccgtgtgtgtgtgtatatattgATCAGCATTTGCGCCGCATTCGCATGCCACACTTTAATAAATCGGCGCGCTTTATTTTTGCAGTGAGCAGTCTAAGATGCGAGATATGCAGCTCAGACGAAATGAGAGACGGCACCGCCCTAATTAAGACGCAATTCCCGAATCTGAACTCGGTGCCCAGCTGCGGTTCTAAAGCTATAATTCTCGACTGCCCCTACGAGTCTCAGTCAGGATGCCTCACTCAAACCAAAGGTAATTATTACAATATACGCTTCTCACTTGGAACGCATCCAAGAATCCCTACAAATTCAGACGTTGCTTGTCTCCCTTCTTGTGTTCCGCCGGAAAGATTGGTTGGAGTTGTACGGCTTGCATTTTAGCAACAAGTATTCCTTTTTGCGTAGCACCCATCTAATTGCGAACGCACCATTCAAGGGTGCTTAATGGCAGggtgtttgattttaaactgcGCATgtgatagttttgttctgaAAGAAATTCGAGCCTTGCAATTAGTCACttctaaatttgagaaatcGTGTCATTTTAACAgtaattgaataatattaaaagaacTGCATATTTTTTGAGCAAACCGTTCCGAGAGTTTTTATCcggcaatttcattttaaagatcAAACTCATGAAGTTTAGTCGATAGAATATGCTTTTCTAagttttgtataaaaatatttaaagtgcgtttttgaaactttgttgcatttccattaaaaaatattgatctaCATTTATGCACaaacttgcaatttttatccaggtaaaaatacttttaatacCCTAATTTTTCTGAACAtctctttaatattttcctcttggtATCTTGGCAGAATTCAAGAAACACGATTATagataattaatgaaaagttAGCAGATTCCAGTGAAGAAATATTGCAcaaatgcacatttttgtCTCAAAAGAACATTAAACTGCCTCCGAATTCTTCAATCCTTTCCTCTTTCATCCCTGGAATTACCTTTTTAGCTTGATGAACcaagttttttaatatcttattttaatccaaaaatttaaaaaggtgcAGTAGTAGGAAAAACAATTCCTTAGTCTTTTGTGCTAGAATTGGAATATTGTTAtcatttatcattattattttttaataaaagcagaaTTTTCGGATCTGAACCAGTCCAGTTTGGTCAAGCTAaactagtttaattttaacgatgaataaaatcgataaaaatgattttaagggCTGCTGCGTTCTTTTAAAGcagattaaaatgtttattggtTTTTTGCAACGTTCGTTAGCGTAATTTTGGTTCCAAATTACATATAATTGcgccaaaaatttatgatataGTCACTATTTTAGCCGGAATAATCAACCAGAAATCGGCTTTCTTAgcaagttaaataaataaagtagaattttcggaaaattaaCCAATAATATAAATTCGTTAAACTCCAAGTCAtataaagatatttaaatatatttcagcgtaaaattttcctcattttctgacaatttataaaaaaaaccaattaaaatagatCTCCACTCgaagctgattttttaaagaaaaaattcctttattttaagaaaaaaatcagaaattgttttagatatgcaccaaatttttagaaacattAAAGCAATGACAAAATGACATTCCCTACCatttaatgttataaataGAAAAGAGGAGGAATTTTCCAAACGAAATTTACTGACGGCTCTTTTTTAACATTGCAGGAAAACACATGTCAAAAATGTGCAGCAATATTCCAGTTCAAGACTGCCAGGTAGCCAACGGTGTGGAGTACTGCTACTGTCGAGGGGAACTGTGCAATAAGAAGAAGCAAGCTGCGAGTAACCAAGTGCCAAAGCCGACGACGCGTCACCCGGCGCCCCCGGCGGCAGCACCGGTCCCCACGGCCTCCACGGCGCCGAGCCCCGTCGCGAGCAAGGCACCGAACAACGTGCGGGACGCGCGCAACAACGACGCCCACAAGGAGCCGCAGCCGTCGACCGCCAAGCCCGAGCGGCCctcggcggccgccgcctctCGGAATGCCGATTTCGGCGTGTTGGCCGCCCTCGCTTTCCTTTTCGGCCGACATATCCtgacttgattttaatttttgtttccgaACAGCAGcgcaaacaacaataataattttgtgttcaTGTCAAGTGGCAGGATGCGATGAAggtctgatttattttttttctgagttgtatttttttactttagtCACGAAGCAGGACCAATGCAGTTTTATTGTCTGATCTAGATAAATATGTGAAGATGTTCCTGGTGCAGTATCGATTTAAGAAAGAGGGAATTACGTGTGGCTACTTCAACTTTCCACTTAAGGCCTACACATTTAGCTGCCGACAGATTTctgttttgttttagtttcgCTCGGGAAAAGGATGTATGGAAACTCTCAAATAATGGCAGACGTGTAAAACACTCTACGaggaaatcattttaactCTCAAGAACAACAAAAATGTACTCCAGTTcagattttaacttttaaaagttGTAATTCCACAAGTATATATTGaagatgaataaatatatagtatACTTATAGCGATTTTACGATCGTAGCCagatgaaattatatttatccTTCTCattattacaatattttaaattttatacttgcAACGTTGGAACAAACACTACTTCCGATCATTTCGACGTAGGCGAAGCTTGATGCTAGAAAACTTGCTAAAAACGAACGCTTTCGATTTTAAACGATAGAAATTCTccagaaacaaacaaatttaagggTAGCTGCGTGTAAAGCCAGTCAAAGGAGGAGTTAAGCATAAGTTTTGTATTAGCGAGGAACGCATGAGCAGGATAGCTCTGGTTTGCTTTAGCCTTGAGTCGATTTTcgatcaaaattatattttctacctttcaaataaataatgaaaatcaaaattcggGGAGGAAATTTTCCAGAATGCTCTACCTATCTTGTCTCATTGCCAATTACTTAAAAGTCGTCAGATTGTATGTATAcagaataaaatgattttaaattcaacccttGTTGTTTAATtccaagataaataaaattatttatgaccAAATTTTGCATATAACTTTTCTAGGGTATAGGGACACTGCGCagcttctttttaaaaataaatatttgacaccatctttaatttttttggaaattaaaattatagaatGACTTTATAGcgtaaaataacaatttactTGCAATTAGACTTGGGAATTTCTTTTCTaaacttataaaattttgaaacaatagtTTCTAAGCATTTCTTAAACCGTTCCAAGgacacaaaatgaaattatggttcagaaaaattgttatttatagTGTAACATTTTCCTGGGCAAAATCATGGACAGCCTGAgcggtaaatttatttaaaaggctTCTTTGTCAAATTTGTGGGTTTTGTCCAAAAagtttattataataataatatgcagCTTAAATCCacaatttcatgatttttaacaCTTCTTGCTATTAATAAAGCTTAGaaatattgtaataaattGACTCAAATTCCCAAATCCatagcaaattttaacatattttttgcacctttaaaaatcagcagaaagatcaagaataaaaaagtaaaaaaactcaCCGTCGTAGAGGATGTCTTGGTAATGGATATCTTCCTTTTTGCGCAGCTCAGCCTCTTCCTTCTCCCACTTCTCCCTCATGGCCTCCCGCTGCAGATCTCCAGAGACGAGCTGCTGTTCCAAAGGGGGCGTTGGAGGCCTCGGCTTTCTCTCTGGAGAGTTGCTCCTGCTTTTAGTCTCCTCCTGCATTCCCAGCGAGTCTGCCAGCTTTTGATTCTGCTTCTGCAAATCTGGCAGGTCAGTACGGAGGCACTTCCTCGTGCGGCCCAAACAGTCCGTGTACTCGACCCTGGGGGTGTAATTTTAGTTGTGTTACAGTTTGATTCAGTTTTTACTAACCAGTCGTCGTCATCTCCGTAATTTCCAGCTGGAGTGTCGTCGACCTCATCATAATAACCAATTTCACCCTCTTCGTGCTCTCTTTCTTGCTGCTTACGCTTAAAATCTACCAGCAGACATTGCTGAGCGGCGAGAATCTCAGATTTTGAAGCATTTGGCGACGAGAGCTCATCGTACAGCTTGGCTTTTGCTTCCAACGAAGACCTAATACATATTTGAAAAcggtttttattcattcaaaaattctgAGTTAAGCAATCTCACCTTGATTTTAGATAGCTCTCTCTTTCCTCCTCGGTCATTCCATCCTGTTTGTTCTTCTCGATCCTCTTTGTGTCCCAAACATTTCCTTTCTTGTCTGATTCTTTTTTCGGTTTCTTCTCAACAGGCTTTGCAAACTGATTTTTCGTCTTTGCCACTGTCACCTCTTCTTGTTTCCGACTCAATTCTGCTTTTAAACTAATTagctgtaaaattattattcaatgtTATCGCTGTTTTATcctaaaggaaaaaatcactCACCGTTGATCGGTTGATGTCAATTTTCTTTCCGCTATTCATATTGAATGTTTTGTATGATTGctctcaaatataaaattcactggatttgaaaagtgcgatcaaaccaaaagataaaaatcagGTGAAATACATACAAGAACTCAAGTTTTGCGACTGCTTTCTATGTTTGATAACATAatgttgtttttgttattgcgCTGAACAGTTGGATAGCCTGCATGTACTACCAACCAAGTAAAATCCAGACTCcagagttatttaattatcttttctcTTATTATTATCTCTTTAACGAGgagtgttattttttcaaaataatttttattgtgttaaagattagaaatttcaaacgaTAATACTGgaaaaagattattattacatGTAGGGCACAAAGGAAAAGTGGCAACAAAACTGCGCGGCGAAAGAACAGGAAGAGAAATAGAGCCAGGATTGGGGGAGTctcagccaatcagagcgtTGGATTGCATTAATCATCAGCGCAGCCAACGCGAAGCATCAAACTGCGGCGACCTTGATTATTTGTTGTGTGTTTCTTCTTGATTTccttcattttccttttcttttctctgcaGTTGAGTAAGATCTGACGACGACGACCTCAACAACATGACCGATTACGGTACAGATCTCCGCACCTGAGAATGCGTTAGACGCATAGCGAAAGCAAATTGCGTCGGTGTGGATGGACGATGAAGAGTCGCGTTCGCTGCTGATGTTAGTGAAAAGTGAGAATAATTCTTCGAGTAGAGAGTAATGGACTCCGCTGCGGGGGAGGAAGCGAACAGGCTGACTGGACGGGCAATGGTGTGCGAGTGCATGGACGAGGCGGACACGGTGCCCAACCACCGCTTCCACGTCCACACCTGGGAACTGCTCATCCTCTTATTCTCCATCAGCAGCTACATCATCGACTTATTTTTCGATGTCAACCTGTCGAGGGTGTTCTTTCAAGAGGGACACATCACCTACGCAGTCTTGACGTTGCTCTTCGTACTCGTGCCGTCGATGATCACGATTGCACTGAGCGTAAGATGGTTagaaaattaactaaataatttattttgtacgtCAATGGTTAATCTGTTGAATATTTACAGGTACATGCAGGATGAAGCGGgggaaatttctgaaaaacgATCAAAAGGGTGCTGGCTACTTAGGTTTTTTGTCATGATGTTGCAGTTGGCCCCAGTTTTAAGgtattaatattgtttttaagcgtagtattttcaatataattacaatatattattttttgttaatttacttTGGTTGTAATGATTATGTCTACATATAGATACGCTGACTCGTTTCATCACGGGTGGAAGTGTCGTAAGGCTGAGAAACAAAAAgactttgaaaatcaaaagcgGTATTACAAAATGATGCTGAAGGAAGACGCAGACGCCGCCCTGTTGAGGGTGTTTGAATGCTTTTTGGAGGCTGCGCCTCAACTCGTGCTGCAATTCACGATAATCATGATCGAAACCAAAGGGAACACTTATGATGACGGTGAATTTCCccgatttgattaaattattttatgataatcattttgaattcAGTGCTGAATGGTCTTGGATTGAAGGACGTGCCGCAAGCTCTCTCGATTATGACGTCTCTGATCAGCATTGCCTGGTCAATGGCGTCTTACCAACGCTCGATACGATTCGCAACGGACCACAAGCTAAATATTTCTGTCGCTGGCAGCGCTCTTCAGTTCACCTGGCACATTTTGATAgcaggtaaaattatttagaagaGGCGTTTGCCAATTGCACTCAAATTTGGCGCGGTGGAAGTCCTTGAGCTCCCAATTTAATCTTGGTAATAATGATAAAAGTAGTTACAAAAGATTTGAACAGACTGGGATGTTGCGTTTccattcaaatgaaaatcttattgaaaatttcttcctAGAGTTAGATcgttgacgattttttttttttgtattttttgcgtTCTTACCAAACAATGCTCagcttttttaatcataattgTACATCTCCCACTCCTTTTAAGtcgagtaaattatttttactcaaaccTTCAACTTAGCTGattgcttaaaaaatcaaatgtgatttaaatgaagaatttcAGTCGTCTATAAGttcttaaatttgttaaaattagaattatgtTTATCCAGATTTTAAGActagagttttaaaaaagaaaatggattGAGTTGCTGAAATCAAATATGGAAAGATctacaattatttgaaatatggACTTATTGTGCACCTTtctaatattgttttaatttaataataatttggagaatatttcatttaaaatataaaaattaaaaatatatttaagttGAAGGAAACCAAATTTCAGCCAATTGTTGCCAATTTAGCCTGcaaaacactaaaatttaaagccggctttttcaaaacaaaaataataaatcacaattttctttCTAGTGTCTCGAATTTTGGCGTTCAGCATCGTGGCGTCGCGCTACCCAATCGCAGTGGGCGTGATTGTTGCGATCCACTGCCTGCTGATGACCGCCTGGCTGACGATCTGCAAGCCTCCACCAGGCTGCGAAGGCTACACGTACGCGTGGACAGTGGCGTACAGCTGGATCCTGGGGCTGGTCTATTTGTTCGTCTACATCTCGACGATCCAGGGCCGCACGCGCAACTTCTACCTCATCTACTACTCGATATACTTCGTAGAGAATCTCGGGCTGATGGTGTGGTACGCGTTCAGCATCGGACACGAGCCGCAGCCGTGGTACTACACGCTGGTGATCGTCGGCGCGTCTGTCAGCTTCTTCGCGGGCATCGTCACCATGCTCATCTACTATGGCTGGTTCCACCCGACCGCCGAGAAGGGCCCTGACTCACCCAGGGAGCAGTTCCCTATCTGCCGCAAGAGGGAGCACGCCTCCGACACCACCCTGCAGATCCATGACCTCACTGGCATGGAGGAGGACGACCCCAAACTGGGACAGCAGTGCACCATCGCTTTCAAACAGTCTCAGGAGGATCTGGCTGGATTAGCGTAGACTGATGAAGATTCAGTGCGgtagttatttatttgctaGAGGTCTCAGCAGTCCCTATTCTTTGTCCAAGTGGTGTTTTTTTATCTAGAACATCTGGAGGGCTGTGAACTTGAAAATAACTGGCcagcagggttgcattttcacCCAACatagtttattattaaatgggCCAGCTTCTTTCTATCGATTTCTTGCCCAAGATGCAATGAGGTCATGGGCAAGTAACTGATTTGAAGGACAATATAACCTGCAGGAAATTGCAGAAAGTggtaataattagaaattactTCAACCCTGTTTGCTGGTATTTTAAGATTAATGTTAACTCGGATTAATACCAATTTCTAACCTAATTTCTGAGTTAATCGTCGTCTACATCATAGCTTCTATTATCGGTGGCTTGGTGGATTTGGtggttgtaaatttttttaggctCTGATTGCCGCAAAATCGACTGAAATTTTGtcttaatattgattttcaaattttttgcttttaaaatattttgaccatttaaatctgttttttcGG encodes:
- the LOC135942440 gene encoding uncharacterized protein LOC135942440, with amino-acid sequence MKLSPLDNAIRHLLILIIPLVASPVSSLRCEICSSDEMRDGTALIKTQFPNLNSVPSCGSKAIILDCPYESQSGCLTQTKGKHMSKMCSNIPVQDCQVANGVEYCYCRGELCNKKKQAASNQVPKPTTRHPAPPAAAPVPTASTAPSPVASKAPNNVRDARNNDAHKEPQPSTAKPERPSAAAASRNADFGVLAALAFLFGRHILT
- the LOC135942439 gene encoding coiled-coil domain-containing protein 174 — protein: MNSGKKIDINRSTLISLKAELSRKQEEVTVAKTKNQFAKPVEKKPKKESDKKGNVWDTKRIEKNKQDGMTEEERESYLKSRSSLEAKAKLYDELSSPNASKSEILAAQQCLLVDFKRKQQEREHEEGEIGYYDEVDDTPAGNYGDDDDWVEYTDCLGRTRKCLRTDLPDLQKQNQKLADSLGMQEETKSRSNSPERKPRPPTPPLEQQLVSGDLQREAMREKWEKEEAELRKKEDIHYQDILYDEVRNHGVSYYAFSKDEKLRKAQQDQLAKVRAETKKQQKSAEEGRERRAQQLKARLKAAANRKRLRQGLPPLPDTDEETEKNESDEEAEMERLLGKGSEKPPQEPEPLVREVRPPPAVVRPWDKNKETYVMSQEEWNEAKRAERKNEFAPPSSFIRGSGNNRRRSRSRSPRRRTSSSNSSSDDEVVGPLPPPSQPPQGSNPEESILAGLSFLRKRVEDRF
- the LOC135944307 gene encoding XK-related protein 6-like, coding for MDSAAGEEANRLTGRAMVCECMDEADTVPNHRFHVHTWELLILLFSISSYIIDLFFDVNLSRVFFQEGHITYAVLTLLFVLVPSMITIALSVRWYMQDEAGEISEKRSKGCWLLRFFVMMLQLAPVLRYADSFHHGWKCRKAEKQKDFENQKRYYKMMLKEDADAALLRVFECFLEAAPQLVLQFTIIMIETKGNTYDDVLNGLGLKDVPQALSIMTSLISIAWSMASYQRSIRFATDHKLNISVAGSALQFTWHILIAVSRILAFSIVASRYPIAVGVIVAIHCLLMTAWLTICKPPPGCEGYTYAWTVAYSWILGLVYLFVYISTIQGRTRNFYLIYYSIYFVENLGLMVWYAFSIGHEPQPWYYTLVIVGASVSFFAGIVTMLIYYGWFHPTAEKGPDSPREQFPICRKREHASDTTLQIHDLTGMEEDDPKLGQQCTIAFKQSQEDLAGLA